GACAGCAACGGTAAATTCTAATACCACAACGGTTGTCAATTTTGCTCTCGCGTCTAATCCAGGATCATTATCTGGTACTGTAACAGATGCAACAACAAACAACTGCAAATTTTGCTCTTAATTCTTCTCCAGGCACTGTCACCGGAATAATAACTGATGCATGTGCAGGTAATCCTGTTAGTGGAGCGCTTGTATTGGTGCTTGACGGCCAAGTTATTGTTGGGTTTGATGTAACCGATAGTAATGGAGTTTATACTGTTGCAACTCTTGCGCCCGGTACTTATACCGTCATGGCGGCTAAGAGGAACTTTGTGACTCAAAGTGCTACGGTTGATGTTATATCAAATCAAACGACAACGTTAAATTTTGTTCTTACTCCGATGGCATTGCCACCAGCAAGTATTGCTGGTTGTTTGGTGTGCGATAAATATCTTACGCAAACCAATTATGTGCATAAAATCTCATGGACGGCAAGTCCTGGATTGTGC
The sequence above is drawn from the Candidatus Dependentiae bacterium genome and encodes:
- a CDS encoding carboxypeptidase-like regulatory domain-containing protein — encoded protein: MQQQTTANFALNSSPGTVTGIITDACAGNPVSGALVLVLDGQVIVGFDVTDSNGVYTVATLAPGTYTVMAAKRNFVTQSATVDVISNQTTTLNFVLTPMALPPASIAGCLVCDKYLTQTNYVHKISWTASPGLCVTGYYVYRNGKQIAFVSSSEKLKYVDCAYNKKTATYAVRTINFFGQISASLSITLG